A genome region from Tolypothrix sp. PCC 7712 includes the following:
- a CDS encoding filamentous hemagglutinin N-terminal domain-containing protein translates to MFKISESTSLLLILNKTKQPLLILFYILYLLIINQLKGFAQIIPDNNLSSNSITVTSGNVIEIQGGTQVGNNLFHSFEQFSVNTGNTAFFNNPLEVNNIITRVTGSSISQIDGLIRTNGLANLFLINPNGIIFGTNASLNIGGSFFASTANSIKFSDGSIYSAVNPQQQTLLTINTPLGLQYGVNPGNITVQGPGNQLFVNEFFATSRENRPVGLEVKAGNTLALVGGNVDLKGGNLTAGQGRVEVGAVKDSFVTINYNNPGLTLNYEGVNNFADINLNAAASIDVSGDGSGHVQVIGRNINLTDGSAILANTEHDLNGGSIKIKAAELLNVSGFNSRPDFSTIISTDVSPEASGNGGSIDIAAQKLTATDSGQISSTTFGLGTGGTVNIQAEDIELAFGGLGPSGIFASTDSGGGNAGKIAIATNNLLVTDGAQISTTSWSGKGNAGEIQITAKKAQFIGTALGKYPSGLLASTYSDGNGGNIFLNADSLEVKNGAQIQNSAFAAGNAGQLEITSKNIELSGTDSGTLASGLLANVEKGATGNGGLLKVTTGNLNLFDGATIVAKTAGSGNAGKIEIVAKNIEIKGTSNNPLPTIIAANVQSQATGAGGELNINTETLYLSNGGQIATSTFGTGNAGVLTIQAHDINLSGFISGGSSGLFSNAVTNSGNGGQLNISTDKLTIQDGATIAASNFSSRNPNLAPGTGLAGDIKIDARLIELFDNTTSNIKSSINATTFNGGGGNIQINTKESLVARNNSLITADTKGNANGGTIRVNTNLLSLNSGATLSTNSTGLGQAGDIFINANQVRANQGLITATATQSGGGNITLNNNFLFLQNNSLISSSVTDSTGGGGNLFINSDFIVSYNNSDMRANAVFGNGGNIQIYTQGLFQSQDSEIDASSKFGIDGVVKITNPEDVQKIAIAELPKDIVDVTQLVAKACSASTTNEFVIIGKGGLPENPTDMLRGQTVWTDWRQLSTSSNRKNQLGAASQEKLVATSPKSTHIIEAQGWVINRDGTIELVAHAPEIPTVVPVSYVAKCTGS, encoded by the coding sequence ATGTTTAAAATTTCAGAAAGTACAAGTTTATTATTGATACTCAATAAAACTAAACAGCCACTTTTAATTTTATTTTACATTTTATATTTATTAATTATTAATCAATTAAAGGGATTTGCACAAATTATCCCAGATAATAACCTGTCATCAAATTCAATAACTGTTACTTCAGGAAATGTAATTGAAATTCAAGGTGGAACTCAAGTCGGTAATAACCTTTTTCATAGCTTTGAGCAATTTTCTGTCAACACAGGCAATACGGCTTTTTTTAATAATCCTTTAGAAGTTAATAATATTATTACTCGAGTCACAGGCAGTTCGATTTCTCAAATTGATGGCTTAATTCGTACTAATGGCCTAGCAAATTTATTTTTAATTAACCCTAATGGTATTATTTTTGGTACGAATGCTAGCTTAAACATTGGTGGTTCTTTTTTTGCAAGTACAGCGAATAGCATTAAATTTTCTGATGGCAGTATTTATAGTGCAGTTAATCCGCAACAACAAACTTTATTAACTATCAATACTCCTCTTGGCTTGCAGTATGGAGTAAATCCGGGAAATATCACTGTACAAGGGCCAGGTAATCAATTATTTGTGAATGAGTTTTTTGCCACTTCTCGAGAAAATCGACCTGTAGGATTAGAGGTAAAAGCTGGTAATACTCTGGCATTAGTTGGCGGTAATGTTGATTTAAAAGGTGGGAATTTAACAGCAGGGCAAGGTAGAGTGGAAGTTGGCGCTGTTAAAGATAGTTTCGTTACCATTAATTACAATAATCCTGGCTTAACTTTAAACTATGAGGGAGTGAATAATTTTGCAGATATTAATCTCAATGCGGCTGCTTCAATAGATGTGAGTGGTGATGGTAGCGGTCATGTTCAAGTTATCGGTAGAAATATTAATTTAACTGATGGTTCGGCAATTTTAGCCAATACTGAACATGATTTAAATGGAGGGAGTATCAAGATTAAAGCTGCAGAATTACTCAATGTCAGTGGGTTTAATAGTCGTCCTGATTTTTCAACAATTATCTCTACCGATGTGTCTCCAGAAGCTAGCGGTAATGGTGGTAGCATTGATATTGCTGCTCAGAAATTAACTGCAACTGATAGTGGACAAATTAGTAGTACAACCTTTGGGTTGGGAACTGGGGGAACAGTTAATATTCAAGCAGAAGATATAGAACTAGCTTTCGGTGGATTGGGGCCTAGTGGGATATTCGCTAGTACTGATTCTGGTGGTGGTAATGCGGGAAAAATTGCGATCGCAACTAATAATCTACTAGTTACTGATGGCGCGCAAATATCAACTACTAGTTGGTCTGGCAAAGGTAATGCTGGGGAAATCCAGATTACTGCGAAAAAAGCACAATTTATCGGTACTGCTTTGGGAAAATATCCTAGTGGGTTATTAGCTAGTACTTATTCTGATGGTAATGGCGGTAATATTTTCCTTAATGCTGATAGCTTAGAAGTTAAAAATGGGGCACAAATTCAAAATAGTGCATTTGCTGCTGGTAATGCAGGGCAATTAGAAATTACATCTAAAAATATAGAATTAAGTGGTACAGATTCCGGCACACTTGCTAGTGGTTTACTTGCCAATGTTGAAAAAGGTGCAACAGGTAATGGAGGTTTGTTAAAAGTTACAACTGGGAATTTGAATTTATTTGATGGTGCGACGATAGTTGCTAAAACTGCTGGCTCAGGAAATGCTGGGAAGATAGAAATTGTAGCTAAAAATATAGAAATTAAAGGAACATCTAATAATCCACTGCCGACAATAATTGCCGCAAATGTTCAAAGTCAGGCGACAGGTGCAGGGGGTGAATTAAATATTAATACTGAAACTCTATATTTAAGTAATGGTGGACAAATTGCAACTAGCACATTTGGTACAGGTAATGCCGGCGTTTTAACCATTCAAGCTCATGATATAAATTTAAGTGGTTTTATTTCTGGTGGTAGTAGTGGTTTATTTAGTAATGCTGTTACCAATAGTGGTAATGGTGGTCAGTTAAATATCTCAACAGATAAACTGACTATTCAAGATGGTGCAACCATTGCTGCTAGTAACTTTTCTAGTCGTAACCCTAATCTTGCACCAGGAACAGGTTTAGCAGGTGATATTAAAATTGATGCTCGATTAATTGAGCTTTTTGATAACACTACTTCCAATATTAAAAGTAGTATTAATGCTACTACCTTTAATGGTGGTGGTGGCAATATTCAAATAAATACTAAAGAATCTCTAGTTGCTAGAAATAATAGTTTAATTACTGCGGATACCAAAGGTAATGCTAATGGTGGCACCATTAGAGTTAATACTAATTTGCTGTCCTTGAACAGTGGAGCTACCTTGAGTACAAATAGTACAGGATTAGGTCAAGCTGGTGATATTTTTATTAACGCTAATCAAGTCAGAGCAAACCAAGGGTTAATTACTGCTACTGCTACTCAATCAGGTGGTGGCAATATTACTTTAAATAATAATTTTCTCTTTTTGCAGAACAATAGCCTCATTAGTAGCAGCGTTACTGATAGTACGGGAGGCGGAGGTAATCTTTTTATTAATAGTGATTTTATCGTCAGTTACAATAATAGCGATATGAGAGCTAACGCTGTTTTTGGCAATGGGGGTAATATCCAAATTTACACCCAAGGACTTTTTCAAAGTCAAGATAGCGAAATTGATGCAAGTTCTAAATTTGGGATTGATGGTGTAGTCAAAATAACTAACCCAGAAGACGTTCAAAAGATTGCCATTGCAGAATTACCAAAGGATATAGTGGATGTTACTCAGTTAGTAGCTAAAGCTTGTAGTGCTAGTACAACTAATGAGTTTGTCATCATCGGAAAGGGAGGATTACCAGAAAATCCTACTGATATGCTGAGAGGACAAACAGTTTGGACAGATTGGCGGCAATTATCTACAAGCAGTAATAGAAAAAATCAATTAGGAGCAGCAAGCCAAGAAAAGCTGGTTGCAACTTCTCCAAAATCAACACATATTATTGAAGCTCAAGGATGGGTAATTAATCGCGATGGCACTATAGAATTAGTGGCTCATGCGCCAGAGATACCTACTGTAGTACCTGTGAGTTATGTAGCTAAATGTACTGGCTCTTAA
- a CDS encoding response regulator has protein sequence MKNINVEQATIMIVDDNQTNLKVLCNAISNYGWEILTAIDGQSAIEQAEYAQPDLILLDVMMPGLDGFNTCQILKKNPATHDIPIIFLTALSDKFDKVQGLLIGGVDYITKPFQKEEVLARIHVHLKIRFLTKQLELQNQQLEQRIEERTTKLLQALDELKQSQLQLVQNEKLSTLGQLVAGVAHEINNPLTSLTGNLHFIGNYIDDLVNHLQLYRQHYSDPPTNIVKDAKMIDLEQIIKDLPALLSYMNIGVERISDISTSLRTFSRTDTSHQVDFDIHEGIDSTLLILQHRLKASNKRSQILVIKNYGNIPLFKCYPGQISQVFMNIISNSIDAFDEKNEKLPIPENVGYEIVIETRLNRDENLLTITFADNASGIAPELIEQVFNQFFTTKSIGKGTGLGLSISKQIIEEKHQGKIQCFSVLGEGTRFVIEIPV, from the coding sequence ATGAAAAATATTAATGTTGAACAAGCAACTATTATGATTGTTGATGACAATCAAACCAATCTCAAAGTATTATGTAATGCTATCTCTAATTATGGCTGGGAAATTTTGACTGCCATTGATGGTCAAAGTGCTATTGAACAAGCTGAATATGCCCAACCAGATTTGATTTTATTAGATGTAATGATGCCAGGTCTTGATGGATTTAACACCTGCCAAATCCTCAAAAAAAATCCTGCAACTCATGATATACCAATAATTTTTTTGACCGCTCTATCAGACAAATTTGATAAGGTGCAAGGGCTTTTAATTGGAGGTGTAGATTATATTACTAAACCTTTTCAAAAAGAAGAGGTTTTAGCCAGAATTCACGTCCATTTAAAGATTCGATTTTTAACAAAACAACTAGAATTACAGAATCAACAGTTAGAGCAGCGGATAGAAGAACGTACCACCAAGCTTTTGCAAGCACTGGATGAATTAAAGCAATCTCAACTCCAATTAGTGCAGAACGAAAAATTGTCTACTCTTGGTCAATTAGTTGCTGGTGTAGCTCATGAAATTAACAATCCCCTCACCTCTTTAACAGGTAACTTGCATTTTATTGGCAATTATATCGATGACTTAGTTAACCACTTGCAACTTTATCGTCAACACTATTCAGATCCACCTACGAATATTGTTAAAGATGCCAAGATGATAGATTTAGAGCAAATTATCAAAGATTTGCCTGCACTGCTTTCATATATGAATATCGGTGTAGAACGCATCAGCGACATTAGCACTAGTTTACGTACTTTTTCCCGTACAGATACATCTCATCAAGTAGATTTTGATATTCACGAAGGTATTGATAGTACTTTGCTAATTTTGCAGCATCGTCTGAAGGCAAGTAATAAGCGATCGCAAATATTAGTGATAAAAAATTATGGAAATATCCCTTTGTTTAAATGCTATCCTGGGCAAATTAGCCAAGTGTTTATGAATATAATTTCTAACTCTATTGACGCTTTTGATGAAAAAAATGAAAAATTACCTATTCCAGAAAATGTTGGATATGAAATTGTGATTGAAACCCGACTTAATCGGGATGAAAATTTGCTCACTATCACCTTTGCGGATAATGCTTCTGGGATTGCTCCGGAACTTATAGAGCAAGTATTTAACCAATTTTTTACTACTAAATCAATTGGTAAAGGTACTGGACTAGGTTTATCTATTAGTAAACAGATTATTGAAGAAAAACACCAAGGAAAAATCCAATGTTTTTCAGTATTAGGAGAAGGCACAAGATTTGTCATTGAAATCCCTGTATAA
- a CDS encoding CHASE2 domain-containing protein: MTGLFQLLEWSTMEQFFALRPLEARDKRILIVTIDEKDITQVGKWPIPDAVLAQLLTKLKAQQPAAIGMDIYRDLPVEPGYQELVAVMKSTPTLIGVKKLAGDSVAPSPTLSAQGQIALSDFVLDTDGKVRRGLLSAGDRNGEIFLGLAARLSLIYLEPQHISLEAIDQTETSLQLGKAIFTPLKGKEFIYRGADVGGYQILLNYRGRKNHFDTVKMRDILNNSVSQELVRDRIVLIGTTAKSINDFFNVSYNPKFQNNGEPMAGVVVHANLTSQILSAALDSRPLIQIWSSHAEWLWILCWSFISSSLTWRLLHVKSLGKWKLPGLPIVGIIFAIATLLGSSYLAFLAGWWIPSISPLLAVLICGIVITNFYKQSQLEKANEELQEYSYTLEQKVSDRTKELEIAKIAADVANQAKSEFLANMSHELRTPLNGILGYAQILERSEKIAPSELDGIKIIHQCGSHLLTLINDILDLSKIEARKLELHKTNFDFSFFLIGVVEICRIRAQQKGISFIDQLDPQLPLGINADEKRLRQVLINLLGNAIKFTDIGSVTFKVEVLQIENNPENILSKIRFKIEDTGVGMTPEQLEKIFLPFEQVGDKHKQVEGTGLGLAISCKLAELMGSQINVTSTLSVGSKFWFDVNLEVIEVATNTATISPKKKIVGIQNKQPKILIVDDQLENRSVIINLLQPIGFTCWEATNGKEGLETAIESQPDLIITDLKMPITDGFEMMHNLRNLHQFKNLPIIVSSASVFENDQIKSLAVGGNEFLAKPFEIDEIFKILEKYLQLTWIYQEDSALELDSENQTEQVIIAPPATELDQLFDLAMRGNIPSIQILLNELEAADQKFAPFCHKIRQLADNFQTKPIRAIIKSYQDISL; this comes from the coding sequence ATGACAGGTTTATTTCAACTACTGGAATGGAGTACTATGGAGCAGTTTTTTGCTCTACGACCTCTAGAAGCACGAGATAAGCGTATCCTCATTGTCACCATTGATGAAAAAGACATTACTCAAGTTGGTAAATGGCCGATTCCTGATGCTGTCTTAGCTCAACTCCTCACAAAACTCAAGGCTCAACAACCAGCAGCTATTGGTATGGATATTTATCGAGATTTGCCAGTAGAACCAGGGTATCAAGAATTAGTCGCAGTGATGAAATCTACACCTACCTTAATTGGTGTCAAAAAACTCGCAGGGGATAGTGTAGCACCATCACCAACTTTATCTGCACAAGGGCAAATTGCGCTTTCTGATTTTGTGTTGGATACAGATGGTAAAGTCAGACGGGGTTTGCTTTCGGCTGGCGATCGCAACGGGGAAATTTTTTTAGGTTTAGCAGCGCGCTTAAGCTTAATTTATCTAGAACCTCAACATATTTCTCTAGAAGCAATAGATCAAACAGAGACTAGCTTGCAATTAGGTAAAGCCATATTCACACCCTTAAAAGGTAAAGAGTTTATTTATCGCGGTGCAGATGTTGGCGGATACCAAATTTTATTGAACTACCGAGGACGTAAAAATCATTTTGATACAGTCAAAATGCGGGATATACTAAATAATTCTGTCTCACAGGAGTTAGTACGCGATCGCATTGTTTTGATTGGTACTACAGCTAAGAGTATCAATGACTTTTTTAACGTTTCTTATAATCCTAAGTTTCAGAATAATGGAGAACCTATGGCAGGGGTTGTAGTTCATGCCAATTTAACTAGCCAAATTTTAAGTGCAGCATTAGATAGTAGACCTCTTATACAAATATGGTCTTCCCATGCAGAATGGCTATGGATTTTATGCTGGTCATTTATCAGTAGTAGTCTGACTTGGCGCTTGTTGCACGTAAAATCTCTTGGTAAGTGGAAATTGCCAGGATTACCTATAGTAGGAATTATATTTGCAATTGCGACTCTTTTAGGTAGCAGCTATTTAGCTTTTTTAGCAGGTTGGTGGATTCCTAGCATTTCACCGTTACTAGCTGTCCTTATCTGTGGAATTGTCATCACTAATTTTTATAAACAATCACAACTAGAAAAAGCGAATGAGGAATTACAGGAGTACTCTTATACGTTAGAGCAAAAAGTCAGCGATCGCACTAAAGAATTAGAAATTGCTAAAATTGCTGCTGATGTTGCCAACCAAGCTAAAAGCGAATTTTTAGCTAATATGAGCCATGAACTGCGGACACCTTTAAATGGAATTTTAGGGTACGCACAAATCCTCGAACGTTCTGAAAAAATAGCGCCATCAGAACTAGATGGTATCAAAATTATTCATCAATGCGGTTCTCACCTACTCACTCTCATCAATGATATTTTAGACCTGTCGAAAATTGAAGCTCGAAAACTAGAACTACACAAAACAAACTTTGATTTCTCTTTCTTTTTGATTGGAGTAGTAGAAATCTGCCGCATACGTGCTCAACAAAAAGGTATCTCATTTATTGATCAATTAGATCCTCAACTTCCTTTAGGAATCAATGCTGATGAAAAACGGTTACGGCAAGTTTTAATTAATTTACTTGGTAATGCCATTAAATTTACTGATATTGGTAGTGTAACTTTTAAGGTAGAAGTATTACAAATAGAAAATAATCCTGAAAATATATTAAGTAAAATTCGCTTTAAAATTGAAGATACAGGTGTAGGGATGACACCCGAACAGCTAGAAAAGATTTTTTTACCTTTTGAGCAAGTAGGAGATAAACATAAACAAGTAGAAGGTACAGGATTAGGATTAGCCATTAGCTGCAAACTAGCTGAATTAATGGGTAGCCAAATTAATGTCACTAGCACTTTATCAGTTGGTAGTAAATTTTGGTTCGATGTGAATCTAGAAGTGATTGAAGTAGCCACCAATACTGCTACTATATCTCCCAAGAAAAAAATTGTCGGTATTCAAAATAAACAACCAAAAATCTTAATTGTAGATGACCAACTTGAAAATCGTTCTGTTATTATCAATCTCCTGCAACCAATAGGATTCACTTGCTGGGAAGCTACTAATGGAAAAGAAGGTTTAGAAACAGCCATAGAGAGTCAGCCAGACTTAATTATCACTGATTTAAAAATGCCAATTACGGACGGTTTTGAAATGATGCATAATTTAAGAAATTTGCATCAGTTTAAAAATCTGCCAATTATAGTTTCTTCAGCCAGTGTATTTGAAAATGACCAAATAAAAAGTTTAGCTGTGGGAGGTAATGAGTTTTTAGCCAAACCCTTTGAGATAGATGAAATTTTTAAAATTTTAGAAAAATATTTACAACTGACTTGGATTTATCAAGAAGATAGCGCCTTAGAACTAGATTCTGAAAATCAAACAGAGCAAGTAATCATTGCACCTCCTGCAACTGAACTAGATCAGCTGTTTGATTTAGCAATGAGAGGGAATATTCCTAGTATACAAATATTATTGAATGAGCTTGAAGCTGCAGATCAAAAATTTGCACCTTTTTGTCACAAAATTAGACAACTTGCTGATAACTTTCAAACCAAACCTATTCGGGCAATTATTAAATCTTATCAGGATATAAGTTTATGA
- a CDS encoding CHAT domain-containing protein: MHKNQQIIGSFAYTMNLGLLTLFVVTASIPALANINLHSEIQDGKITTSSVLNPNSLLEQGRIQFAAGRFTEAAKLWEAASVAFAEQGDTINQAWSLSYLSLALQNLGDWQKAEVSITNSLNLLQRLNTKNQNNAAIWAVAFNTLGNLQLTKGQGEAALQAWQDAEKNYAQAGDDAGKLGSQINQAQALQALGFYRRAQKLLIAINQKLQNQPDSIIKAKALQSLGVVLQQVGNLQQSQEILKQSLAISTRLNSTDNIGDVLFSLGNTARDLQQTAEALDYYQQVLAKATNPQLHLEAQLNQLSLYLDNAQVQAANALLPEIKSQLENLPPSRMSIYATVNFARSLAKLTKSAGDNQDLAKEAAVTLARAIQQADSLKDLRAQAYALNELGKLYFEQQQLSEALQLTQKALTIAQEINAADIAYQASWQVGRILKIKGNTEGAIAAYNFSVKTLKSLRSDLVAINRDVQFSFQESVEPVYREFVDLLLQFHPSQKNLKQARETIEGLQLAELDNFFHEACLNGKPEQIDKIDKNAAVIYPIILGDRLEVIVSISGQPLINYKTDISKAEIEKTIKQMRQSLNPAFSQENALSVSQKFYDLLIRPAESQLANSKIKTLTFVLDGSLRNLPMAALYDGKNYLVEKYSLALSPGMQLLQAHSLKRDNIKVITAALSEARQGFKALPAVKSEVTEISAEISSQLLLNEKFTDANLQTAIKSIPFSVLHLATHGQFSSKSDDTFILSWDGKINVKELSEFLKSRNEVNSTPVELMVLSACQTAKGDNRAILGLAGVAVRSGARSTIATLWAVQDESTAKFMVEFYKHLKKPGIGKAEALRQTQLIFLQDANFQHPYYWSAFVLVGNWL, from the coding sequence ATGCACAAAAATCAACAGATCATTGGCTCTTTTGCTTATACAATGAATTTAGGATTGCTGACATTATTTGTCGTCACAGCTAGCATTCCAGCCCTAGCAAATATCAATTTGCACTCAGAAATTCAGGATGGGAAAATCACTACAAGCTCAGTCTTAAATCCCAATTCCCTACTGGAACAAGGTAGAATTCAGTTTGCCGCAGGACGCTTTACCGAAGCAGCGAAACTTTGGGAAGCTGCATCTGTTGCTTTTGCAGAACAAGGTGACACTATCAACCAAGCTTGGAGTTTGAGTTATCTATCTTTAGCTTTACAAAACTTGGGAGATTGGCAAAAGGCGGAAGTTTCAATTACTAACAGTCTCAATCTGCTGCAACGCCTGAACACCAAAAATCAAAATAATGCTGCAATTTGGGCAGTAGCTTTTAATACTCTAGGAAATCTCCAACTTACCAAAGGACAAGGAGAAGCAGCTTTACAAGCTTGGCAAGATGCAGAAAAAAATTATGCTCAAGCTGGTGATGATGCAGGTAAATTAGGTAGTCAAATTAACCAAGCGCAGGCACTACAGGCTTTAGGATTTTATCGCAGAGCGCAGAAGTTGTTAATAGCTATCAATCAAAAGCTGCAAAATCAGCCAGATTCCATCATCAAAGCTAAAGCATTGCAAAGCTTGGGAGTTGTTTTGCAACAGGTGGGAAATTTACAGCAATCCCAGGAAATTTTAAAGCAAAGTTTAGCAATTAGCACTCGCCTGAACTCTACAGACAATATCGGCGATGTTCTTTTTAGCTTGGGAAATACAGCTAGAGATTTACAACAAACTGCAGAGGCTTTAGATTATTATCAACAAGTGCTAGCTAAGGCAACTAATCCCCAACTACACCTAGAAGCACAACTCAATCAACTCAGCCTGTATTTAGATAATGCACAAGTACAAGCGGCTAATGCTTTATTACCTGAAATTAAATCACAATTAGAGAATCTGCCGCCTAGCCGGATGTCTATCTATGCCACAGTTAACTTTGCGCGTAGTTTGGCTAAGTTGACAAAATCGGCTGGAGACAATCAAGATTTAGCTAAAGAAGCTGCAGTAACTTTAGCACGTGCCATACAACAAGCCGACAGTTTGAAAGACTTACGTGCTCAAGCTTATGCCTTAAATGAATTAGGAAAATTATACTTTGAGCAGCAGCAGTTATCTGAGGCTTTACAACTGACCCAAAAAGCATTGACAATCGCTCAAGAAATTAATGCGGCGGACATTGCTTATCAAGCTTCCTGGCAAGTTGGGCGCATTCTCAAAATTAAAGGTAACACTGAAGGTGCGATCGCAGCTTATAATTTCTCCGTCAAAACCCTCAAGTCTCTGCGTAGCGACTTAGTGGCGATTAATCGTGATGTCCAGTTCTCCTTTCAAGAGAGTGTGGAACCAGTGTATCGGGAGTTCGTTGATTTATTACTCCAATTTCACCCCAGCCAGAAAAACTTAAAGCAAGCGCGAGAAACTATCGAAGGGCTACAACTCGCTGAATTAGACAATTTCTTCCATGAAGCTTGTTTAAATGGTAAACCAGAGCAAATCGACAAAATTGATAAAAATGCAGCTGTTATCTATCCGATTATTTTAGGCGATCGCTTAGAAGTTATTGTCTCGATTTCCGGGCAACCCTTAATTAATTACAAAACAGACATCTCAAAAGCGGAAATAGAAAAGACTATCAAACAGATGCGTCAATCTCTCAACCCGGCTTTTTCGCAAGAGAATGCTTTATCTGTTTCCCAAAAATTCTACGACTTACTTATCCGTCCCGCCGAATCGCAGTTAGCCAATAGTAAAATCAAAACTTTGACCTTTGTTTTAGATGGTTCCTTGCGAAATTTACCAATGGCGGCTTTGTATGATGGCAAAAATTATTTAGTAGAGAAATATAGCTTGGCTTTATCGCCAGGAATGCAATTATTACAAGCCCACTCACTCAAGCGAGATAATATTAAAGTGATTACAGCCGCACTCAGCGAAGCACGCCAAGGGTTTAAAGCTTTACCAGCTGTTAAATCAGAAGTCACAGAAATTAGCGCTGAAATTTCTTCACAGCTACTTTTAAATGAAAAATTTACCGACGCTAACCTGCAAACAGCTATCAAATCAATTCCTTTTTCTGTATTGCATCTCGCTACTCATGGTCAGTTTAGCAGTAAGTCAGATGATACTTTTATACTTAGCTGGGATGGCAAGATTAACGTTAAGGAATTAAGTGAGTTTCTCAAATCCAGAAACGAGGTTAATTCTACACCGGTAGAATTAATGGTTCTCAGTGCTTGTCAAACAGCAAAAGGAGACAATCGCGCAATATTAGGTTTAGCTGGAGTAGCAGTACGTTCTGGCGCGCGTAGTACTATAGCTACCTTGTGGGCAGTACAAGACGAGTCTACAGCTAAATTTATGGTTGAGTTTTATAAACATCTCAAAAAACCTGGAATTGGTAAAGCAGAAGCTTTGCGACAAACTCAATTGATTTTTTTACAAGATGCTAATTTTCAGCACCCCTATTATTGGTCAGCGTTTGTGTTGGTAGGAAATTGGCTATAA
- a CDS encoding NF038122 family metalloprotease encodes MSSQKQKNHKCIKTNNFPQLITLALASTTIITYTLPAQALTFNFTYDAGVTYQQKTAFEFAGRYWADYLSDDATVNIHVDFASSSKLPKGMLGGSIPAFVNNVSYNSFWNALNNDRQSQFDYTAVSNLSSSTQWQSIFQNLQQETLTLSNNTINLTQANAKALNLIDKNSTALDGVIVLNELDNTGYGWANSGYTSTSVNSWYTKAFDLYSVAVHEIAHILGFVSSLDGINAKNYNDLDLRKKLFTPFDLFRYSDSSKTQGLSDLSNGNASYFSIDGGMSSIGYLSTGQDTSIKGDGFQGSHWKNYTNSIGVMAPALRVGAVREADERDLNVLDVIGWNRKSRIYSSNYYTLDSQIQYANILANQTLNSQAQSAAYWIQEINRNFDITNMLNLNRWGGASTTSTLNQTQDLVDILAQEGVFEMGGFWDTVDEQENVTSVPEPANNAGLIGIGLLGLIGLKLKKFSRHYLNSI; translated from the coding sequence ATGTCATCCCAAAAGCAGAAAAATCACAAATGTATTAAAACTAATAATTTTCCTCAATTAATAACGCTAGCGCTAGCATCAACTACTATCATCACTTATACCTTACCAGCCCAAGCATTGACATTTAACTTTACATACGATGCAGGTGTGACTTATCAGCAAAAAACTGCTTTTGAATTTGCAGGAAGATACTGGGCTGATTACCTAAGTGATGATGCTACTGTGAACATTCACGTTGATTTTGCTTCTTCGAGTAAATTGCCAAAAGGGATGCTTGGTGGCTCTATTCCAGCGTTTGTAAATAATGTGAGCTATAATTCTTTTTGGAATGCATTGAATAATGACCGCCAATCTCAATTTGATTACACTGCTGTCAGCAATTTATCTTCCAGTACACAATGGCAGTCTATTTTTCAAAATCTACAGCAAGAAACACTCACGCTTTCTAATAACACAATTAATTTAACTCAAGCCAACGCCAAAGCATTAAATTTAATTGATAAAAATAGCACTGCCTTAGATGGGGTGATCGTTTTAAATGAGCTAGATAATACTGGTTATGGATGGGCAAACAGCGGTTACACCAGCACTAGTGTCAATAGCTGGTACACTAAAGCATTTGACCTCTACAGTGTTGCTGTTCACGAAATCGCACATATCTTAGGATTTGTTAGTAGTCTCGATGGCATTAATGCTAAGAACTACAATGATTTAGATTTACGTAAAAAACTGTTTACTCCCTTTGATTTATTCCGTTATTCTGACTCTAGCAAAACTCAAGGTTTATCAGATTTGAGTAACGGTAATGCTAGTTACTTCTCTATTGATGGTGGTATGAGCAGCATAGGTTATTTATCTACTGGTCAGGATACTAGTATTAAGGGCGATGGCTTTCAAGGCAGCCATTGGAAAAATTACACTAATAGTATTGGTGTGATGGCACCAGCTTTGCGTGTCGGTGCTGTGCGTGAAGCCGATGAACGAGACCTCAATGTTTTAGATGTGATTGGTTGGAACAGAAAATCTAGGATTTATTCTAGTAACTATTACACATTAGATTCACAAATCCAATATGCTAATATTTTGGCTAATCAAACATTAAATTCACAAGCTCAATCTGCTGCATATTGGATTCAAGAAATTAACCGTAATTTCGATATTACGAATATGTTAAATCTAAATCGTTGGGGTGGTGCTAGCACCACTAGTACTTTAAATCAAACACAAGACCTAGTCGATATTCTCGCTCAAGAAGGTGTTTTTGAAATGGGTGGTTTTTGGGACACTGTCGATGAGCAAGAGAATGTTACTTCTGTTCCGGAACCAGCCAATAATGCTGGATTAATCGGTATTGGCTTATTAGGCTTAATTGGTTTGAAATTGAAAAAGTTTTCTCGCCATTATCTCAATTCTATATAG